In the genome of Hyphobacterium sp. CCMP332, one region contains:
- a CDS encoding TrkA family potassium uptake protein, with translation MASQKFAVIGLGIFGTSIAKTLAARGAEVLAVDFDHDKVESLKDDVAHAVTMDSTDLKSLLSQNLQDMDAVVVAIGENFEGLLMTTVLLLELKVKRVIARAANAQQYAILQKVGVQEILSPEGEVGKTVAEMLLQPTMKSFLQLPDEYEIVEIKTPKKVVNKTLGHLGLRENYHLNLITVKRTFEEKVKGKFQEVQHIVGVPHGETLLYDTDILIIMGKHNDIARFVEINT, from the coding sequence ATGGCCTCTCAAAAGTTTGCTGTTATCGGTTTGGGAATATTTGGAACCTCTATCGCAAAAACTCTTGCTGCTCGTGGGGCGGAGGTACTAGCCGTAGATTTCGATCATGATAAAGTAGAATCACTTAAGGATGACGTTGCGCATGCCGTTACCATGGATTCAACTGATTTAAAATCTTTGTTGTCACAGAATCTTCAGGATATGGACGCTGTGGTTGTCGCCATTGGTGAAAATTTTGAAGGTTTGCTTATGACGACAGTGCTTTTACTGGAATTAAAAGTAAAGCGGGTTATAGCAAGGGCGGCCAATGCTCAACAATACGCGATACTCCAAAAAGTAGGTGTTCAGGAAATTTTATCTCCGGAAGGAGAGGTTGGTAAAACCGTGGCAGAAATGTTATTGCAACCTACCATGAAATCTTTTCTTCAATTGCCTGATGAGTACGAAATTGTTGAAATCAAAACACCAAAAAAAGTTGTGAATAAAACCCTGGGCCATCTTGGACTTCGTGAAAACTATCACTTAAATCTCATAACGGTAAAACGAACCTTTGAAGAAAAGGTGAAAGGCAAGTTTCAGGAAGTACAACATATAGTAGGTGTTCCCCATGGAGAAACACTTCTTTACGACACCGACATTTTAATTATAATGGGTAAACACAATGATATAGCACGCTTTGTTGAAATAAATACCTAA
- a CDS encoding DUF2461 domain-containing protein gives MAFFSEDFHAFFTELSKNNNKEWFDKNRKRYEIEVKNPFKKFVEHLISKVHNIDPNVNIDAKDAIMRINRDIRFSKDKTPYKTQAAAVISARGRKNMSIPGQYFSLGLNGMEIYGGLYQTDKTQLYNIRQHISYNLKIFEDLINDPKFKKQFGAIEGEKNKIIPAEFKADAKTQALIYNKSFYYRCNFKPEVIVKENLDEIWLDCYKTGKPVCDFLYEGSQG, from the coding sequence ATGGCATTTTTTAGTGAAGATTTCCACGCCTTTTTTACTGAACTCAGCAAAAACAACAACAAGGAATGGTTTGATAAAAATCGTAAACGCTACGAAATAGAAGTTAAAAATCCCTTTAAAAAATTCGTGGAACATTTGATTTCAAAAGTGCATAACATTGATCCCAATGTAAACATAGACGCAAAAGATGCCATTATGCGAATCAACCGGGACATCCGATTTTCAAAAGACAAGACACCATATAAAACACAAGCAGCAGCGGTGATTTCTGCCCGTGGGAGAAAGAATATGTCCATCCCCGGGCAATATTTTTCTTTGGGATTAAATGGTATGGAAATTTATGGAGGCCTTTATCAAACCGATAAAACGCAATTATACAATATAAGACAACATATAAGTTATAATCTGAAAATATTTGAAGATCTAATCAATGATCCAAAATTTAAAAAGCAATTTGGAGCCATTGAAGGAGAGAAGAACAAAATTATACCGGCAGAATTCAAAGCGGATGCAAAAACTCAAGCACTGATTTACAATAAAAGCTTTTACTACCGTTGCAATTTTAAACCAGAAGTTATTGTTAAAGAAAATCTCGATGAGATTTGGCTGGACTGCTATAAAACAGGCAAACCGGTTTGTGATTTCCTATACGAAGGTTCTCAGGGCTAA
- the secDF gene encoding protein translocase subunit SecDF, with protein sequence MKNKGFVVALTIVITLLCVYYLSFTFVSRNVAKEATEFAKDSTGTVDFGRKQKYLDSLWTAPVYNLLGLEFTLKEVKQTELNFGLDLQGGMHVTLEVSPIEIIKTMAGNSTDPKFNEALKNAREAQRNSQDKFIDLFYTEYQKINPGIKLSSYFSNTANRGRIDYSSTDDEVLKVVGAEIDDAIDRTFTILRTRIDKFGVTQPNIQQLEGTNRIQVELPGVDNPERVRKLLQGVAKLEFFEVYEPNEFLEFYAQANDYLVEKEKAEKALEKGNDSEGSDLSTESGDLEISDEPLTLDIDEDLDENLALLEEDTTESVTDGLGFEEDSSSDALALDSGISAQDSLAQQEYSILLTGVDPNSGRLFFPGKDTAEINEIMRSPKIKAFFPPNLEFLWSVKPIGTSQAGEEIFELFPIRKGRNGKAPLEGDVITNANSDISQDGRGYEINMQMNSRGAKVWKRLTAENIDRKIAIVLDNRVYSAPTVQNEIPGGRSAISGAFTLEESKDLANILKAGALPAPARIVEEAIVGSTLGDESIRQGITSILAGLVLVILFMVLYYNKGGFVADIALFINIFFILGILAQLNAALTLPGIAGIVLTIGMSIDANVLIFERIREELRAQKSLLNAIKLGYEKAFSSILDSNVTTFLTGVILYTFGSGPVKGFAVTLMIGIACSFFSAVFITRVIVEWMTRKNKEGGINFSTFISKNLLSDLNLNIIGKRKMAYIGSTILIIFGLSTIFLQNGLNLGVDFTGGRSFVVQFDEPVSVPDVRTNLSNSFDNSSVEVKTYGSNNTIKITTGYLVDDESAEADEKVNASLMSGLDEYKDQNPQVLSSSKVGATIADDIKNTAQESVIFSLIVIFLYILIRFRKWQFGLGAIVALFHDVLVVLSMMSIMRLLGVAYEVDQVFIAAMLTIIGYSINDTVVVFDRVREYLQEHFKSNLAETLNLSINSTLNRTVMTSLTTLLVVLILFIFGGEALRGFSFALLIGILVGTYSSIFIATPIVVETSKKQLIADAKKAAK encoded by the coding sequence ATGAAAAACAAAGGATTTGTGGTCGCATTGACCATTGTTATCACATTACTGTGTGTATATTATTTATCATTCACATTTGTTTCCAGAAATGTAGCGAAGGAAGCAACAGAATTTGCCAAAGATTCAACCGGAACAGTTGATTTTGGCCGCAAGCAAAAATACCTTGACTCACTATGGACAGCACCGGTATACAATTTGTTGGGCTTGGAATTCACCCTTAAGGAAGTTAAACAAACCGAGTTAAATTTTGGACTTGACCTTCAGGGAGGAATGCATGTCACGCTTGAGGTTTCACCCATAGAAATCATCAAGACCATGGCGGGAAATAGCACCGATCCCAAATTTAATGAGGCACTTAAAAATGCTCGTGAAGCCCAAAGAAACAGTCAGGATAAGTTTATAGATTTATTTTATACCGAGTATCAGAAAATTAATCCGGGTATAAAGCTTAGTTCTTATTTTTCCAATACGGCCAATAGAGGTCGAATCGACTATTCATCAACAGATGATGAAGTATTGAAAGTTGTTGGCGCTGAAATAGATGATGCCATCGACAGAACTTTTACAATTCTTCGCACGCGTATTGACAAATTTGGCGTAACGCAGCCAAATATTCAGCAGCTTGAAGGGACCAACAGAATACAGGTTGAGCTTCCGGGCGTTGACAACCCGGAAAGAGTAAGAAAATTATTACAAGGTGTTGCAAAATTGGAATTTTTTGAGGTTTATGAACCCAATGAATTCTTAGAATTTTATGCACAAGCTAATGACTATCTCGTAGAAAAGGAAAAAGCAGAAAAGGCTTTGGAAAAAGGTAACGATTCTGAAGGGAGTGATCTCAGCACTGAATCAGGCGACTTAGAAATCTCTGATGAACCTTTGACCTTAGATATTGACGAGGATTTGGATGAAAATCTGGCATTGTTGGAAGAAGATACTACTGAGTCAGTTACAGATGGATTGGGTTTTGAAGAAGACAGCAGTTCTGATGCACTTGCTTTGGACTCGGGCATATCAGCTCAAGACAGCCTTGCTCAACAGGAATATTCTATTTTGTTAACCGGGGTGGATCCGAACAGCGGGAGATTATTTTTTCCTGGAAAAGATACTGCCGAGATTAATGAAATAATGCGCAGTCCAAAAATCAAAGCATTTTTTCCGCCCAATTTGGAATTTCTTTGGTCGGTTAAACCCATTGGCACTTCACAGGCAGGAGAAGAAATATTTGAACTCTTCCCAATTAGAAAAGGCAGAAACGGAAAAGCGCCTTTGGAAGGTGATGTTATTACTAATGCCAATAGCGATATATCTCAGGACGGAAGAGGATATGAGATCAATATGCAAATGAATTCCCGTGGAGCGAAAGTCTGGAAGCGATTGACTGCGGAAAATATCGATCGCAAAATTGCTATTGTCCTCGATAACAGAGTTTATTCTGCTCCAACTGTACAAAATGAAATTCCTGGTGGACGATCGGCAATTTCAGGGGCTTTTACTCTGGAAGAATCAAAAGATCTTGCCAACATCTTAAAAGCAGGGGCATTACCAGCACCGGCCAGGATTGTGGAAGAAGCTATTGTTGGATCCACATTGGGTGATGAATCCATTCGTCAGGGCATTACATCCATTTTAGCCGGTCTTGTGCTGGTGATTTTGTTTATGGTGCTATATTATAACAAAGGTGGTTTTGTAGCAGACATTGCGCTTTTTATAAATATATTTTTCATTCTTGGAATACTGGCTCAGTTAAACGCAGCACTTACGTTACCAGGTATTGCGGGAATAGTATTGACTATCGGTATGTCTATTGATGCCAACGTGCTCATCTTTGAAAGAATCAGGGAAGAACTGCGGGCTCAGAAATCACTTTTAAATGCCATCAAACTGGGTTATGAAAAAGCATTTAGCTCTATTCTGGATTCAAATGTAACCACTTTCCTTACCGGGGTAATTCTGTATACTTTTGGTTCAGGGCCAGTTAAAGGATTTGCAGTTACTTTAATGATTGGTATTGCTTGTTCTTTCTTCTCCGCTGTTTTTATAACAAGAGTTATCGTGGAATGGATGACAAGAAAAAATAAAGAGGGGGGGATTAATTTTTCAACCTTTATTTCTAAAAACCTTTTGTCCGATTTGAACCTGAATATTATTGGAAAAAGAAAAATGGCTTATATCGGTTCAACTATTCTCATTATTTTCGGATTATCCACTATTTTCCTTCAGAATGGATTGAATCTTGGTGTGGATTTTACAGGAGGTAGGTCTTTTGTTGTTCAATTTGATGAGCCGGTTTCAGTTCCTGATGTTCGGACCAATTTGTCGAATAGTTTTGATAATTCCAGTGTGGAAGTAAAGACATATGGTTCAAATAATACTATCAAGATAACCACAGGTTATTTAGTTGATGATGAATCTGCGGAAGCGGATGAAAAGGTGAATGCCTCTTTGATGTCTGGCCTGGATGAATACAAAGATCAGAATCCTCAGGTTTTAAGCTCATCGAAAGTGGGCGCAACCATTGCTGATGACATCAAAAATACCGCACAGGAGTCGGTTATATTTTCTCTGATTGTCATCTTCCTTTACATTTTAATAAGGTTTAGGAAATGGCAATTTGGTCTGGGTGCAATCGTGGCATTATTTCACGATGTACTTGTGGTGCTCTCAATGATGTCTATTATGCGGCTTTTAGGTGTGGCTTATGAAGTTGATCAGGTTTTTATTGCCGCCATGTTGACTATTATTGGTTATTCCATCAATGATACCGTGGTTGTTTTTGACCGTGTAAGAGAGTATTTGCAGGAGCATTTTAAATCAAACCTTGCAGAAACACTGAACTTGTCAATTAACAGTACTTTAAACAGAACTGTGATGACTTCATTAACAACATTATTGGTGGTATTGATTCTTTTCATATTTGGTGGTGAAGCCTTAAGAGGATTTTCATTTGCGCTTTTGATTGGAATCTTAGTTGGTACATATTCTTCCATATTTATAGCTACACCGATTGTTGTTGAAACTTCTAAGAAACAATTGATTGCCGATGCTAAAAAGGCAGCTAAATAG
- a CDS encoding OmpA family protein has product MTFRTLQIFFILLSISFNSLCQDWSEVLRISAIDGRNDLQFGYSVDIDGNYAVVGANGIEGGAAYVFEKQSNGTWKEIHKLKGSDTKDLDQFGGSVSIDRDIIVVGAAWSDIKKGEYTYKDAGSAYVFKREGNQWKEIKKIQANDPFNEDQFGISVDVDGNTILVGAIWNDLDENGKKRRQDAGAAYIFENQNGNWAQKQKLVHKDRKPFDLFGVSVSIDGDLALIGAYRQGFNSNNKDYVEFAGAAYVFNKNTEGIWEEKQKLTAKNRTEGSFFGYSVSLKNQLALIGAQEHKLDVHGGSSLRGSGAAYIFKNNGTEWEQSQKLTPLDRQKDAFFGESVYTDGSKCIIGAWGQQLDGKGQNSLDTAGAMYIFEDSGNGNWVEKDKLTPGKRRIGDQFGISVAIDGEYAIGGAWGFDPKEKDTEMSWAGAAFIFAKCHKPDLKISASHEFIKYGDDVILSASGADYYEWNSEVKNNISFRPTKTDKYKVKGRNSDGCYAEAEIEIFVRQAELEQVSMKKVQVNNVKPGTVNDFRIIQLGNNRSLAASTQEIVQKFKGLTVLSNLKFNGTNEPAANVNVLLLDENGMVLKRGITNSAGQAKFEMLDPDLTYNVVIDKNDPQLESLVQKSGKEIALKKKEFIDKVSGYALLSHIEFKESSEPASEVYVLLLDENGYVLKKGKTNSEGIAFFEELEKDKSYRVIIDKNHPSLNVDVKLNGKVITIDTKRILENFEQLTVLSRLAYTNSEDPAADVPVMLVDENGVVLKKGITNSEGIAMFVVPDDNRKYTVMIDEGMLGGDLNAGGQGNKFDNIYFDFNSDVIRKEAIDILKKMADVLKQEKDKKVVVRAHTDALGSDEINDHLARRRGESVKRYLMSQGVEASRIQVDPVGDDQPIASNDKDIGRQLNRRVEFEFLN; this is encoded by the coding sequence ATGACTTTCAGGACCTTACAAATCTTCTTTATACTTCTTTCTATAAGTTTTAACAGTTTATGTCAGGACTGGAGTGAGGTGCTTAGAATTTCTGCAATTGATGGCCGAAATGATCTTCAATTTGGATATTCTGTGGATATCGACGGTAATTATGCAGTAGTAGGGGCCAATGGAATTGAAGGTGGCGCAGCATATGTATTTGAAAAACAAAGCAATGGCACCTGGAAAGAAATACATAAACTCAAAGGCTCAGATACCAAAGACCTGGATCAATTTGGAGGTTCTGTTTCGATTGACAGAGATATAATTGTTGTAGGAGCGGCCTGGTCTGACATAAAAAAAGGAGAATATACATATAAAGATGCGGGATCTGCTTATGTATTTAAAAGAGAAGGCAATCAATGGAAAGAGATTAAAAAAATCCAGGCGAATGACCCCTTCAATGAAGATCAATTTGGGATCAGTGTAGATGTTGACGGTAACACAATTCTTGTAGGAGCCATTTGGAATGATCTTGATGAAAATGGAAAAAAGAGAAGACAGGACGCGGGAGCAGCATATATTTTTGAAAATCAGAATGGGAATTGGGCTCAAAAACAAAAACTTGTACACAAGGACCGAAAACCCTTTGACTTATTTGGGGTATCTGTGAGTATTGATGGTGATTTAGCTTTGATCGGAGCTTATAGACAAGGATTTAATTCAAATAATAAAGATTATGTTGAATTTGCCGGTGCGGCATATGTGTTTAATAAAAATACAGAGGGCATATGGGAGGAAAAACAAAAGTTAACAGCAAAAAACAGGACAGAAGGTTCATTTTTTGGATACTCGGTTTCATTAAAAAACCAATTGGCACTCATTGGTGCTCAGGAACATAAGCTGGATGTTCACGGAGGAAGTAGTTTAAGAGGAAGTGGTGCTGCTTATATCTTTAAAAATAACGGAACAGAATGGGAACAAAGTCAGAAACTCACCCCTCTCGACAGACAAAAGGATGCTTTTTTTGGGGAGTCGGTTTATACGGATGGTAGTAAATGTATAATTGGAGCATGGGGTCAGCAATTAGACGGGAAAGGACAAAATTCGCTTGACACAGCCGGAGCAATGTACATTTTTGAAGATTCTGGCAACGGGAATTGGGTTGAAAAAGATAAACTGACACCGGGCAAAAGAAGAATCGGTGATCAATTCGGTATATCTGTGGCCATCGACGGTGAATATGCCATTGGCGGGGCCTGGGGTTTTGACCCTAAGGAAAAAGATACTGAAATGAGCTGGGCTGGTGCTGCATTTATATTTGCAAAATGTCACAAACCCGATTTAAAAATTTCTGCCTCTCATGAATTTATAAAATACGGGGATGATGTAATTCTTTCGGCTTCAGGCGCAGATTATTATGAATGGAATTCTGAGGTTAAAAATAATATTTCTTTCAGGCCAACAAAAACGGATAAGTACAAAGTAAAAGGCAGAAACTCGGATGGCTGTTATGCAGAAGCTGAGATTGAAATATTTGTTCGACAGGCAGAACTGGAGCAGGTTTCCATGAAAAAAGTACAGGTAAATAATGTAAAACCGGGTACGGTCAATGATTTTCGCATTATCCAATTGGGAAACAACCGATCGCTTGCAGCCAGCACCCAAGAGATCGTTCAAAAATTTAAAGGGCTAACTGTGTTGTCTAATTTGAAATTTAATGGCACTAATGAACCAGCTGCAAATGTCAATGTGCTATTACTGGATGAAAACGGAATGGTTTTAAAAAGAGGGATAACAAATTCGGCTGGGCAAGCTAAATTTGAAATGCTCGACCCCGACCTGACATACAACGTGGTAATTGATAAGAATGACCCTCAATTAGAATCTTTGGTACAAAAATCAGGAAAAGAAATCGCTCTAAAAAAGAAAGAATTTATTGACAAAGTTAGTGGTTATGCATTGCTGTCTCATATTGAATTTAAGGAATCCTCAGAGCCTGCTTCAGAGGTTTACGTATTGCTTTTGGATGAGAATGGATACGTGTTAAAAAAAGGGAAAACCAATAGCGAAGGAATCGCATTTTTTGAGGAATTGGAAAAGGACAAGAGCTATCGTGTAATAATTGATAAAAACCACCCATCCCTTAATGTCGATGTAAAATTAAACGGGAAAGTAATTACAATTGACACCAAAAGGATTTTAGAAAATTTTGAGCAACTCACTGTATTATCGCGCTTAGCCTATACAAATTCTGAAGACCCTGCTGCTGACGTTCCTGTCATGTTAGTTGATGAAAATGGAGTCGTGTTGAAAAAGGGAATTACTAATTCAGAGGGCATTGCAATGTTTGTGGTACCGGATGACAATCGAAAATATACGGTAATGATAGATGAAGGCATGCTAGGCGGAGATCTCAATGCAGGAGGCCAAGGGAATAAATTTGATAATATCTATTTTGACTTTAACTCAGATGTAATTCGCAAGGAGGCAATAGACATTTTAAAAAAGATGGCGGATGTATTGAAGCAAGAAAAAGACAAAAAAGTGGTGGTAAGAGCCCATACAGACGCATTGGGGAGTGATGAAATAAATGACCACCTGGCGAGACGCAGAGGTGAAAGCGTAAAAAGATACTTAATGAGTCAGGGCGTCGAAGCTTCTAGAATTCAGGTAGACCCTGTGGGTGATGACCAACCCATTGCAAGCAATGACAAGGACATAGGTAGGCAGCTAAACCGGAGAGTAGAGTTCGAATTTTTGAATTAG
- a CDS encoding uracil-DNA glycosylase family protein: MSQELEQLLLKIRKCTICEAHLPLRPKPVLRASTKSKIAIIGQAPGTRVHKTGIPWNDPSGDKLREWLNMDRSLFYDEDQIAIIPMGFCYPGKGKSGDLPPRPECAPEWHEQLFKKMPSVKLFVLAGSYAVRYYLPEFQKQTLVETIKFFIKNADSKFIPLVHPSPRNRIWLQKNPWFEKSYIPRVRERIGKS, from the coding sequence ATGTCACAGGAATTAGAACAATTATTACTTAAAATCAGAAAATGTACAATCTGTGAAGCTCATTTACCTCTTCGCCCAAAACCGGTATTGAGAGCAAGCACAAAATCTAAAATTGCAATTATCGGCCAGGCACCGGGAACAAGAGTTCATAAAACAGGCATTCCATGGAATGATCCAAGCGGTGATAAACTAAGGGAATGGTTAAATATGGATAGGTCATTATTTTACGATGAAGATCAAATTGCTATTATTCCAATGGGTTTTTGTTATCCGGGCAAAGGAAAATCAGGCGACTTACCACCAAGACCTGAATGCGCTCCGGAATGGCATGAGCAGCTTTTTAAAAAAATGCCTTCTGTTAAACTCTTTGTACTGGCAGGCAGCTATGCGGTAAGGTATTATTTACCGGAATTCCAAAAACAGACATTGGTTGAAACGATTAAGTTTTTTATAAAAAATGCGGATTCTAAGTTTATTCCCTTGGTGCATCCCTCTCCCAGAAATCGAATATGGTTGCAAAAAAACCCATGGTTCGAAAAATCGTATATTCCTAGGGTAAGAGAAAGAATTGGCAAGTCGTGA
- a CDS encoding non-canonical purine NTP diphosphatase has translation MMKELVFATNNQNKVFEIKSLFKNLPYNIMSLKDINCVEEIPEPFETLKENAMAKAKFVYNKFNLNCFADDTGLEIYALDGKPGVYSARYAGKPPNSEKNMAKVLEDLKGENNRAAQFKTIIALILNGKDYYFEGIVKGEITNERIGVKGFGYDPIFLPYGKTMTFAEMPVEDKNKISHRARAIDKLAGFLKLQST, from the coding sequence ATAATGAAAGAATTGGTGTTTGCCACAAACAATCAAAATAAGGTTTTTGAGATTAAATCTCTTTTCAAAAATCTTCCCTATAATATTATGTCCCTAAAAGACATCAATTGTGTTGAAGAAATACCCGAACCCTTTGAAACACTCAAGGAAAATGCCATGGCTAAAGCCAAATTTGTTTACAATAAATTTAATCTAAATTGTTTTGCAGACGATACCGGATTAGAAATTTACGCATTGGATGGGAAGCCGGGGGTTTATTCTGCCCGCTATGCCGGCAAGCCACCTAACAGTGAAAAAAATATGGCCAAAGTTTTAGAAGATCTCAAAGGTGAAAATAACAGGGCGGCACAATTTAAAACCATCATTGCCTTAATATTAAATGGCAAAGACTACTATTTTGAAGGGATTGTTAAAGGTGAGATTACTAATGAAAGAATTGGCGTTAAGGGCTTTGGATATGATCCGATTTTTTTGCCCTATGGAAAAACCATGACCTTTGCAGAAATGCCGGTAGAAGATAAAAATAAAATTAGCCATAGGGCAAGGGCAATTGATAAATTAGCGGGATTCTTAAAATTACAATCAACTTGA
- a CDS encoding uridine kinase — MKKPYLIGITGGSASGKTLFINELINRFTSKEICLVSQDHYYLDRENQPKDKNGIENFDLPQSIDHEAFYKDLGELRSGRIVRRKEYTFNNPDKIPDTLTFSPAPIIVAEGLFAFYKAEYLKLYDLKLFIEASEPVKLIRRINRDNNERGYDINDVLYRYENHVYPTYEKYVKPFQSEADIIIPNHTSFEKALNVLVSHLKTFL; from the coding sequence TTGAAAAAACCATATCTCATAGGGATCACGGGAGGAAGCGCTTCAGGCAAAACATTATTTATAAATGAATTAATAAACCGATTCACTTCTAAAGAAATTTGTCTGGTTTCTCAGGATCACTATTATCTGGACCGTGAAAATCAGCCAAAAGATAAAAACGGTATCGAAAACTTTGATCTGCCTCAATCCATAGATCATGAGGCTTTTTATAAGGACTTAGGTGAGTTGCGCTCGGGCCGTATTGTTCGGCGAAAAGAATACACTTTTAATAACCCTGATAAAATCCCTGATACCCTAACTTTCTCCCCTGCTCCTATTATAGTAGCTGAGGGTCTTTTTGCATTTTATAAAGCAGAATATCTAAAATTGTACGATTTAAAATTATTTATTGAAGCCAGTGAACCTGTGAAGCTTATCAGAAGAATAAACAGAGATAATAATGAAAGGGGATATGATATCAATGATGTTTTATATCGCTATGAAAATCATGTTTATCCAACCTATGAAAAATATGTAAAGCCTTTTCAATCTGAAGCCGATATCATCATTCCTAATCACACTTCTTTCGAAAAGGCTTTGAATGTGCTAGTTTCGCATCTTAAAACTTTTTTATAA
- a CDS encoding transporter substrate-binding domain-containing protein, translating into MYILKNTIRQYHALVLSIFFTFFLIACSSESNQTDLVEEVQLNIPDPIDFGLQKIKERGKIIALIDNNSFSYFLYKGRPMGFEYELLKMLSEELKVELEIKIVKDIDKMFRMLNEGEGDIIAHNLTVTRERKEYVDFTRHLVLTKQVLVQRKPQGWRQMKVHNIKNKLISTPLELIGKDVVVRKNSSFSKRLDNLSDEIGGDINIIEADADVETDELIMRVVEGEIQYTVADKNVAMIIANEIPDIDISVELSTSQMIAWAVRKNANELLDTINNFINRKKQQATFNVLYRKYFNSVNRKDVKKLLYSYYEKKISRYDEILKASADSLNWDWLLLASMAYQESRFDPKAKSWVGARGLMQVMPATAKGFGYSGESLYDPKQNLQMATKYIRKLDKMWSKTVKDSVQRIKFVLASYNVGPGHVIDARNLARKFDKDPTIWDENVEVMLLKKAYKKYYTDPSVKHGYCRCYEPYNYVREIFQRYKSYLQLTQRDKKIDSDSVAL; encoded by the coding sequence ATGTATATCCTTAAAAATACCATAAGGCAATATCATGCGCTGGTTTTAAGCATCTTTTTTACTTTCTTTTTAATTGCCTGCAGCAGTGAATCAAATCAAACCGACCTTGTTGAAGAAGTGCAATTAAACATTCCGGACCCCATCGATTTCGGACTTCAAAAAATTAAAGAACGCGGTAAGATAATCGCTCTGATCGATAATAACTCATTTAGCTATTTTCTTTATAAGGGACGGCCAATGGGTTTTGAATATGAACTTCTGAAGATGCTGTCTGAAGAATTAAAAGTCGAATTGGAAATAAAAATTGTAAAGGACATAGACAAAATGTTCAGAATGCTGAACGAAGGAGAAGGAGACATCATCGCCCATAATTTGACTGTAACCAGAGAAAGAAAAGAGTATGTAGACTTTACCAGGCATTTGGTTTTAACAAAACAGGTATTGGTTCAACGTAAACCTCAGGGTTGGAGACAAATGAAAGTCCATAACATAAAAAACAAATTAATAAGCACACCTCTGGAGTTGATCGGTAAGGATGTTGTCGTGCGCAAGAATTCTTCATTTAGTAAGCGCTTAGATAACCTATCTGATGAAATAGGTGGTGATATTAATATAATTGAGGCAGATGCTGATGTAGAAACAGATGAATTAATTATGCGTGTAGTGGAGGGAGAAATACAATACACCGTTGCGGATAAAAATGTGGCCATGATCATCGCCAATGAAATACCCGATATCGATATAAGTGTAGAGTTGAGCACTTCCCAAATGATAGCATGGGCCGTCCGAAAAAACGCCAATGAATTATTGGATACGATCAATAATTTTATTAATCGGAAAAAACAACAAGCGACTTTTAATGTCTTATATCGAAAATATTTCAATAGTGTTAACAGGAAGGATGTTAAAAAATTACTTTACAGTTATTACGAGAAAAAAATATCGCGCTATGATGAAATATTGAAAGCATCAGCTGATAGCCTTAACTGGGATTGGCTTCTATTGGCATCTATGGCTTATCAGGAATCGCGATTTGATCCCAAAGCCAAATCATGGGTAGGAGCAAGAGGCTTAATGCAGGTCATGCCGGCAACGGCAAAAGGCTTTGGATATTCAGGAGAGTCACTTTACGATCCAAAGCAGAATCTTCAAATGGCCACAAAGTATATTCGAAAATTGGATAAAATGTGGTCTAAGACAGTAAAAGACTCAGTTCAGAGAATAAAATTTGTTTTAGCTTCTTATAATGTTGGTCCCGGTCATGTCATTGACGCACGAAATCTGGCAAGAAAATTCGACAAGGACCCAACAATTTGGGATGAAAATGTAGAGGTAATGCTATTAAAGAAAGCCTATAAAAAGTATTATACAGACCCGTCTGTAAAACACGGTTATTGCCGTTGCTATGAACCTTACAACTATGTAAGAGAAATTTTTCAGCGATACAAATCTTATTTGCAATTAACTCAAAGAGACAAAAAAATTGATTCGGACTCTGTCGCGTTATAA